A single window of Nematostella vectensis chromosome 4, jaNemVect1.1, whole genome shotgun sequence DNA harbors:
- the LOC125561744 gene encoding uncharacterized protein LOC125561744, giving the protein MKWRTGSELCRPSCCSIGKHVEMSKRTVFNNLWLQDPLFPWVAQAQESTKARCKMCSVTFELGNMGKQALISHAKGKKHLRRVAPSTQQVSLNSFVTVQKQESEQNSSAAERTMTVPPPPVDLSQVASSSDSSKGTIKKYVTKDETLKAEVLWAIKVLMSHYSCNSSAGTDKLFSNMFPDSVIAKQFQCGATKCSYLICFGIAPFFHDELMKRLQEQGTMYVISFDESLNKVIQKEQMDLIVRFWDVQKNKVVSRYIDSQFLGHTRAADLLQSFKLGLQKLNPANLVQVSMDGPNVNWKFLEDLLEDREQTDPDLPKLINIGACGLHVVHGAFKYGATATGWRLDKLLRSLWYTFSDSPAKREDYEAISGSSMWPLRFCGTRWLEDLPVAERAVAIWPNIKKYVDEVSKLPKSKIPTSQSFKNLQAFVQDPLIVAKLEFFISIARILGPFLKKFQTDQPMVPFLTQDVQTILEAILSKFVKKSVLQEATTCAKLANIDVSKSDNLLPPRKVDVGFAAKMSVHKMESTKQATPLQILEFQNNCLEFLKQLSSKVMDRSPLKYKMARNLVSLNPIYMASNPEAATTRFSNVLQQLISHKMKSTHCCDIALQQYKAFLADVERYSKEDFKSYQSSDKALDVFLAEYFHQKPQYADLWQTVKMLLILSHGQSCVERGFSDNKDIVSNNMHQDTLVGFRRAHSGVKSLECPIEDSITTELLTSCKYASNRYRQSLAEKKSIEAKTHKESLKRKVEEDIKQAKKKKQKLETTATALLKEADDLATNAEMKGDFSILAKSNALRVKSKEKRKEIEKEEQNIDLLQKKLKSF; this is encoded by the exons ATGAAGTGGAGGACTGGGTCTGAATTATGTCGGCCATCTTGTTGCAGTATTGGAAAGCACGTGGAG ATGAGTAAGCGAACTGTATTTAATAATCTATGGCTTCAAGACCCACTATTTCCTTGGGTTGCACAAGCTCAGGAATCAACTAAAGCAAGGTGTAAAATGTGCTCTGTTACATTTGAGCTTGGAAATATGGGAAAACAAGCACTGATAAGTCATGCTAAaggcaaaaaacatcttaggAGAGTTGCTCCATCGACACAACAAGTTTCTTTGAACTCTTTTGTCACTGTGCAAAAGCAAGAATCCGAACAAAATTCTTCAGCAGCAGAAAGGACAATGACTGTACCACCTCCTCCCGTCGATCTTTCTCAAGTTGCCAGTTCATCTGATTCATCTAAAGGCACAATTAAAAAGTATGTTACCAAAGATGAAACTCTAAAAGCAGAGGTGCTGTGGGCTATAAAAGTCCTCATGTCTCACTATTCCTGTAATAGTAGTGCAGGCACTGACAAGCTATTTTCCAATATGTTTCCAGACAGTGTAATTGCCAAACAGTTCCAATGTGGAGCAACAAAGTGTTCATACTTGATTTGTTTTGGCATTGCCCCATTTTTTCATGATGAATTAATGAAAAGACTTCAAGAGCAAGGAACAATGTATGTTATCTCATTTGATGAATCGCTGAATAAAGTGATCCAGAAAGAACAGATGGATTTGATTGTGCGCTTTTGGGATGTTCAGAAGAATAAAGTTGTATCAAGATACATTGATTCCCAGTTTCTTGGTCACACAAGAGCTGCAGATTTACTTCAAAGTTTCAAGCTAGGTCTACAAAAGCTGAATCCTGCAAACCTTGTGCAGGTATCGATGGATGGTCCTAATGTTAACTGGAAATTTCTTGAAGACCTATTAGAAGATAGAGAACAAACTGATCCAGATCTTCCAAAGCTCATTAATATTGGTGCCTGTGGGTTACATGTGGTACATGGGGCTTTTAAATATGGAGCTACAGCCACAGGCTGGCGTCTTGATAAACTTCTGAGGTCTCTCTGGTACACTTTTTCAGACTCACCAGCAAAAAGAGAAGATTATGAAGCCATTTCTGGAAGTTCCATGTGGCCACTACGATTTTGTGGAACAAGGTGGCTGGAAGATTTGCCAGTGGCAGAACGAGCAGTGGCTATCTGGCCAAATATCAAGAAATATGTTGACGAGGTGTCAAAGCTACCAAAGAGCAAAATTCCTACAAGCCAATCTTTCAAAAATCTACAGGCATTTGTACAAGATCCACTCATTGTTGCCAAACTTGAGTTCTTTATTAGTATCGCACGCATTCTTGGGCCTTTTTTGAAGAAATTCCAAACCGATCAGCCCATGGTCCCCTTTCTTACACAAGATGTACAAACCATACTTGAAGCAATCCTTTCCAAGTTTGTTAAGAAGTCTGTGCTTCAAGAGGCAACAACATGTGCTAAGCTTGCTAACATTGATGTTAGCAAGTCTGACAATCTTCTACCACCAAGGAAGGTAGATGTAGGTTTTGCTGCGAAGATGTCAGTGCATAAGATGGAAAGTACTAAGCAAGCCACACCTCTACAAATCCTGGAATTCCAGAATAATTGCCTTGAATTTCTGAAACAATTATCTAGCAAGGTAATGGACAGATCTCCTCTAAAGTACAAGATGGCTAGGAATCTGGTGTCTTTAAATCCTATTTACATGGCATCAAACCCTGAAGCAGCAACAACCAGATTCTCCAATGTCCTTCAGCAACTGATATCGCATAAAATGAAATCTACCCATTGTTGTGATATTGCTCTACAGCAGTACAAGGCATTCCTTGCTGATGTGGAGAGATACAGTAAGGAGGACTTCAAGTCCTACCAGTCATCAGACAAAGCACTTGATGTCTTCCTAGCAGAGTACTTTCACCAGAAACCACAGTATGCAGACCTTTGGCAAACAGTAAAGATGCTGCTTATCTTGTCCCATGGTCAATCCTGTGTTGAAAGAGGATTCTCTGATAACAAGGATATCGTGAGCAACAATATGCACCAAGACACGCTTGTTGGATTTCGCAGAGCTCACAGTGGTGTCAAAAGTCTGGAATGTCCAATTGAAGATTCTATCACAACTGAGCTGCTTACATCTTGTAAATATGCTAGTAACAGATACAGACAATCTTTAGCAGAGAAGAAATCAATTGAGGCAAAAACCCATAAAGAAAGCTTGAAAAGAAAAGTCGAAGAAGACATCAAgcaagcaaaaaagaaaaaacaaaagcttGAAACTACAGCTACTGCTCTTCTGAAAGAAGCCGATGACCTTGCTACTAATGCAGAAATGAAGGGAGACTTTAGCATTCTTGCAAAGTCGAACGCCTTGCGGgtaaaatcaaaagaaaagagGAAGGAAATAGAGAAGGAAGAACAAAATATTGATCTTCTACAGAAGAAGCTGAAATCCTTTTGA